AGGCAGGCAAGGATACGATGGCATTGTCATTTCACCTGGCCCTGGAGACCCAAGCAACAAAAGGGACTTTGGGGTATGCATGCAGGCAATCCAATGCTTTGGAAAAAGCACCCCAATACTTGGAGTCTGCCTTGGCCACCAGGGAATAATCTGCGCCTTTGGGGGCACTGTGATAAGGGCAAAAAAACCCATGCATGGCAAGCCAAGCATGATAAAACATGACGGTTCGGGGATTTTTTCGGGCGTGAGCAATCCGCTCAAGGTAATGCGCTACCATTCGCTTGTTGGCGATGAAAAAACTTTTCCTGCGTGCCTTGAAGTGACTGCAAGAAGCCTTGATGACAATGCAATTATGGCAGTAGTGCACAAATCCCTGAAGATTTACGGGGTTCAGTTCCATCCGGAAGCCATACTAAGCCAGGGCGGCCTGAAAATATTTTCAAATTTTCTCAACATTGCAAGAGGGAACGGAGAAAGCCAATAGAATCATTAACTGTGCAACAAACATTACTTTGGATTTACTTGCAATAACTTGGTGGCGTCAATGAAAAAAGCAACTGACTTCAATCAAATACTCGACTCGCTTCTTGCAAAAAGGGACTTGGGCAGCGAGGAGTCAAAGTTCGCACTCGGGCAAATCATGCAAGGCAAGGCAAATCCGTCCCAAATAGCGGCATTTTTGACTGCCCTGAAAGTCAAGGGAGAAACCGCGCAGGAAATAATCGGGCTTGCAATGGCAATGAGGGAAAGTTCAATCAAAATCAATGCAAGCTCCATGCATCTTGTTGACACGTGCGGCACTGGGGGGGATTCAAGCAGGACATTCAACATATCGACATGCGCCGCGCTTGTGGCTGCCGGGGCAGGGGCCTGCGTTGCAAAGCACGGCAACAGGGCTGCAACAAGCCAAAGCGGCAGTGCGGATGTTCTGGAGGCGCTTGGCGTAAAAATCCTAACAGACCCCTTAGAGGCAAAAACTCAGCTTGAGACAATCGGAATTGCGTTTCTCTACGCGCCTGCATACCACCCTGCAATGAAAACTGTCGCGCCAATAAGAAAGGAGCTAGGGTTCAAGACGGTTTTCAACATTC
This genomic stretch from Candidatus Parvarchaeota archaeon harbors:
- a CDS encoding aminodeoxychorismate/anthranilate synthase component II; translation: MKILLIDNFDSFVYNIYQYLSSLGCTVEVFRNDKITLEQIGRQGYDGIVISPGPGDPSNKRDFGVCMQAIQCFGKSTPILGVCLGHQGIICAFGGTVIRAKKPMHGKPSMIKHDGSGIFSGVSNPLKVMRYHSLVGDEKTFPACLEVTARSLDDNAIMAVVHKSLKIYGVQFHPEAILSQGGLKIFSNFLNIARGNGESQ
- the trpD gene encoding anthranilate phosphoribosyltransferase, which produces MKKATDFNQILDSLLAKRDLGSEESKFALGQIMQGKANPSQIAAFLTALKVKGETAQEIIGLAMAMRESSIKINASSMHLVDTCGTGGDSSRTFNISTCAALVAAGAGACVAKHGNRAATSQSGSADVLEALGVKILTDPLEAKTQLETIGIAFLYAPAYHPAMKTVAPIRKELGFKTVFNI